The following are encoded together in the Coffea arabica cultivar ET-39 chromosome 1c, Coffea Arabica ET-39 HiFi, whole genome shotgun sequence genome:
- the LOC113720223 gene encoding protein MAIN-LIKE 1-like produces the protein MTQYRMLNQVPRELNQWRNNLSYEIGGLFQYVGHLPSLVDIIPNVSAIQALINYWDPDVSVFRFGMCELTPTIEELEGLLQMPGKGSPMVYPSGGTREQFCRFLGLRSNSLDQHPDARSCPLRFLYDRFGEKESFERHQIDYFITKGQWEEKRVQAFGLVLINLLLFPQRHGKVTFATINMIQNLFLGIQEATPTLIPVVIADIFSALTNCQRKGGFFYASNLVLQIWIMEHLAKRSLNPMGSCLPVENWIDSHRERVGHYYRVMSSNQFIEEFNNLTPEKVQWVLDWTKVRNPAFKTTQHDFIPLAGVNGLVAYIPQRVMRQFGYPQSIPMVQRVEDLRLGTVTEGRSMVLEAWGNLRGFENLQLEMVNKMAPAVMPGYNEWIKQMVEHDRARQQSSSASPEEQMERLKKELEESQA, from the coding sequence ATGACGCAGTATCGAATGCTCAATCAAGTTCCCCGAGAGCTGAATCAGTGGAGGAACAACCTATCCTATGAAATTGGGGGGCTATTTCAATATGTGGGACATTTACCGAGCCTAGTCGATATCATACCCAATGTGTCCGCTATTCAAGCACTGATCAATTATTGGGATCCAGATGTCTCGGTTTTCCGATTTGGAATGTGCGAACTCACCCCAACCATAGAAGAGTTAGAAGGATTATTGCAAATGCCGGGAAAGGGTAGTCCTATGGTATACCCAAGCGGAGGAACCAGAGAGCAGTTTTGCCGATTTCTAGGATTAAGGAGCAATAGTTTAGATCAACACCCTGATGCTAGATCTTGTCCATTGAGGTTTCTATATGACCGGTTTGGGGAAAAGGAGTCCTTTGAGCGCCATCAGATAGATTACTTCATAACAAAGGGACAATGGGAAGAGAAACGAGTACAAGCTTTTGGGTTGGTTTTGATCAACTTATTGCTATTCCCTCAAAGGcatggaaaggtgacatttgcaACCATCAATATGATTCAGAATCTTTTCTTAGGAATTCAGGAAGCAACACCAACTTTGATACCCGTTGTCATAGCAGATATCTTCTCAGCCCTTACTAATTGCCAAAGGAAAGGGGGTTTCTTCTACGCGTCAAATTTGGTACTTCAAATATGGATCATGGAACATTTGGCGAAGAGATCACTTAATCCTATGGGTTCTTGCCTCCCAGTTGAGAATTGGATTGATTCGCATCGAGAGAGAGTCGGTCACTACTACCGCGTTATGTCATCAAACCAGTTTATCGAGGAATTCAACAATTTGACACCAGAAAAGGTGCAATGGGTTTTAGATTGGACTAAGGTTAGGAACCCAGCTTTTAAGACCACTCAACATGATTTCATTCCTTTAGCTGGAGTCAATGGTCTAGTAGCCTATATTCCGCAAAGGGTTATGAGACAGTTTGGCTACCCGCAAAGTATTCCTATGGTACAAAGGGTTGAAGATCTCAGATTGGGTACGGTAACCGAGGGTCGGAGCATGGTATTAGAGGCTTGGGGAAATCTGCGAGGATTTGAGAATTTGCAGTTGGAAATGGTAAACAAAATGGCACCTGCAGTTATGCCTGGGTACAACGAGTGGATCAAGCAAATGGTGGAACATGATAGGGCAAGGCAACAATCATCATCAGCCAGTCCCGAAGAACAAATGGAGAGGCTAAAAAAAGAATTAGAGGAATCTCAAGCCTAG